CATCCAAGGGATCCGTCAGATCACCAGCGATGACTTCTGCACGTTCCAGATGGTGCTGGAAGGAGGGGCCTGCTGCACCGTCACGCTCAACTTCAACGTCCCCGGAGAATTTCGACAGGAAGTCATCATCGTCGGGACGGTCGGGAGGTTATCCGTCACCGGGACGGACTTGTACGGACAGAAGAACAACGTTGGTGGAGGCACTGAGCTTCTTCTAAAGGACACTACGCCTCTTGAAAAGGCTTCTTTACCGGAGAAGGCCTTCAGCGACATCCCTTCTCCGTATCTGACCGGAATGATCCGAATGATCCAGGCGGTTCGGCAAGCCTTTCAGGAACAGGACGATCGGCGGACATGGGACGGCAGGCCTCTGACCATGGCCGCCACCTTCGAGGATTGTCTTTACGCTCTCTGCGTGGTGGATACGATCAAGAAATCCAACCAATGTGGAGAGTGGCAGAACATTGCGGTCATGACGGAAGAACCAGAGGTCAGCCCGGCTTATTTGATCAGCGAGGCCATGCGGCGAAGTCGAATGTCTCTCTACTGTTAGAAGAGACGACCTCAAAAGTATGTTTGGTGCTGTCCAATCTGTATTGTTGGCACCTGATGGGTCAACTCCAATCATAGTGTTTTCTGCTTCAGCAGGAGAGCAAAAACAGTTCGTTCGTCATCAAATATTTATACGAAAGCTTTTCTTTTTGCCCTTCCGATGGCCTTTCCTTTTCCAGATCGGAATGCAACTACTCCTACTGTGTTGTCTGTTTTTCCAAAGAGGTATTACACCTCCTGCCTCCCGAATTGGTCAGAAAGACAACCCCACACTGTGTGTTTGAGCGAGACCAGACCAGGAAGGACAATAGAGTCGTGCTGCTGTCAACTTGCTCTGATAGGATCTACTTTATAGGTTCACCAAGTGAATGTTAACGAAAATAAGATTGTGTTTCAGGCAGTTTCTGCCATTGTCACGCAAATCTAATGTTGGACTGATTTGTTTTCGAATGGGAAAACTGCTTTAACCCCTTTTAAATATTCCATTTAGGTTCTTTTCAAGCGTGTTTCACAACAGGATCTTTGTGAAAACTCTGGGTTTTGTGCAACTGTGAGaggtttcttttttcttttctttttttttacctcggaAATTATGGTTTacatttgaaaggaaaaaaacagtttcacTTCAGAGTGGTTGAATTCAGCTAAAAGTATGCAGCATGGATTAAATAATTATATCGTAAATGTAAAGCCTATTTAACACATGCAAGGTTTTGATAGCTGGTTAGAAtgggtacatttaaaaaaagacacaatggcACACTGTAGCAGCAATATTGACTTTATTATGACGTAAACATTCATCACATTATTTTTCTCATCAAAATTCAATCATGAAAATGTCACTAAATGGCCATCTATAAGGTATACATTTTTGCTGTTGCAATAAGGAATTTAAATTCCCTCTGATATAAAACGGTTGATACTGTTGTTCAATTGAAAGTTTTACTCTTTTTTGCACCCATTTTAAGATGatctcattcatttatttctgcacaaactaaaagacattttcagttacagaaaaatattaattctGGTTTATTTCTTTTACATGTGTACCAAATGCAGACGCAGTACGTACtatgaattacaattttctGGAGAACACTGAACTGTACTATTTTTACTGTAGGAAACAAAAATCACTTACTGGAAGTCTTTTGGCTTTTACAGAAGTCCCCAAAAAAGTGAATCATTTACAATTGTATCCAAAATTAACCAAAACATCATCCTTGAGCCACACACTTAACATGCTACTATTTTTTACATATACATCTCTATTCTGATGTGTTTTCTGTTGTCTTAGAACAATATTATTACTATGTTAAAACTACTGAAAGTGTACATATGGTTGTATTCTCAAAGGAACATTGTTTGTTTAAATAAGAACAactgtatgtattttatttgtccaaaaaaaatggaatattcttaTCGTGAGTATTGCCaggtatttattatttgtttgctgTATGATGCTTAAACTCAATGGACTGACATGCAGTGAACAGGATGTGGGACAATATAAGGTGGACCATATAGTTCCCGTCTATAAAATAGAAATGTTTGAAATACTTTGGTGTTCAaggtgtgtttatttttttcacttttccatCATTTGAAAGATTCAGACAAAACATAGCACAGTAAATGTGTTCGACTCGTTAATTGGGAACACAAACAACCTCTAAAGAAATTCTTCTTTTGTGGCAGGGACTGTTACCTAGCAACAAGAAGCAATGTGGCTTGACTTCCCTCCTCTTACACACATAGTAACCGTACCCTCATACAGTAACCAAGGTAACACATGCGACTTTGACAAGTATTTTACTAGTGTGCAAAAGTTGAACACCTGCTGTATAATATTATCATTATAGAACAACACATTTCCATCATTATTTCAGTGGCATCTTGGTTTGGTTTGGCAACACTAAATATTTCCATATAAAgagtgtgttgtttttaaattaaagtataTTTCAATGGGATATATATACAGGGTAACAATAATATTCAATGGGAAGCATGGCTCACAAAATTGGATGGACTCTGGTTACCTCTAGTGGCTTTCTGATTTACTGCACTACACCCTGCATGTACGACAGTCGAATAAAGTTTAATGTGCAATCATAAACAGTTATGCACATACTATAAGAGGCCAtggttttttgaataaaatccaCCTTGCCTATGTTTAAATATAGGGTGAATACTTAAGTTTAATTCATAAGATCTCACTATAACTGTTGTTGAAAAGTGTGACAAAGATAATTTCTTATTTATAATGTGGATGTACTTTATATAAATTTAGAAGAAAGCACACATTTCACATACAGAAAGTTGTTAACAcctccacctcacagttctggggtcaagggttgaATTCCGGGTTTGGACCTCCATTTGTGGAGTTgggatgttctccccatgcaTGCGTACCCATAATTAGCTAAAATATGTTCCTGCACCTCCACAATCCTCGTCGAGATAAGCAGCATGAGAACGAACGAATGAAAATTTCCATTACAGATCTTTTCGCCACAATAAGATATTATGTCCTTTCAACAATTTTGCGTTACATGTTTTCTGAAGCAGAAAATACGAGAAACTCTTATATTTGATGAACACCATCAAGACATGGTTGACTGGAGGAATGCTGCATCATACCATGTCCATACAAAGCCTTCACTATTCAAACATATTTACAGTGACACATACAcaaattttccaaaatgttcACCTACTAGTGTACAGTATATGAACAGAAAagaatgaaatgtatttttagttgTGGAATTCCGTGTATTAATAGAATTCACAGACCTCAGAGCTTCTCCAAAGAAAGTGAGGCTAGATCCCATGATCCTCACACCCTGTGACTTCCTGTGACTCCCAAGCATTTTACAGAATGATCCCACCCTGATCACTTCTGCCTTTGTCTTGACTTTAGTTCTGATTCCACTCATTGGATGCTGTCCATCTACTTATGCTTATGatgatgtttattttatttacggATGTCTACCCATAGAGGACTCCTTCCCAAAACTCGAGCAGGATCTCAGTATTAGTTGCCCCCCGCTGTCCATCCATCCAAGGCGGTGGAGATGGCAGACCCGGCGGAGTGCAGTATCAAAGTGGTATGTCGCTTCAGGCCGCTGAACAAGTCCGAAGTCGCCCGTGGAGACAAATACATCCCCAAGTTTCAAGGCGAGGACTGCGTGCATATGGCGGTAAGTAGAGGAAAAGGAAAATTGTACtttagttattatttgttttccagTACAACTCAAGGAGAGCCGAAACAACAGCATTAAGAAAGTAGATTCATACGATTGATTTTAACAGACAATGTCAATTGACAATTTCTAATATGTTGCTATATTAGAATATTTGGGTGGTTTAGGTTTAGAGACCACTGGGATTGGAttatacaagaaaaaaaggagtACAAATTCAGTCGCAATTAATTATATGAATAAAGTTAAATTAATGCTAATATTAAGGCACATTGTAACTGGCAGAATTATATTGTTTTATCTAATAATGTGTCCAGATAGTTGGTAGTTATGTCACTTCTCCAATAGTCATACATATCTTGACATTTTTGTGGTTTATAGGCCCAATGAGTATTTTTCACTGTGTGTTATGGGCTCATTTATGATATTCTGatcaaatatatttacaaaagaagcaATGTCATTCGAGTGTACCATTTGAATGTATAATGAAGCCAaatctcccccaaaaaatatacatatcaatgaataagattttttttttatcctttattttcccCAGGGCAAACCCTACTACTTTGACCGTGTATTCCAGTCCAACACTACTCAGGTGCAATTTTACAATGCTGTGGCCCAGAAGATTGTCAAGGGTAAGCTGAAAATTACTGCTGGTTTTGGTGTGGATACAGAAAACTCAAGCATTCACACTAAAAACTGTTTTccctgtctttatttttttcaaatgcagATGTCCTCGGGGGCTACAATGGTACAATATTTGCCTATGGACAAACGTCCTCTggtaaaacacacacaatggaGGTACAGTAATATCATAATACTATGACATGCTAATAATTTCTACAGAACTGTATGGTCCCTTTAATGTAGGTCTATTTCCTTCTTTGTGCTAAAGGGAAATCTCCACGATGGCGACATGATGGGAATCATTCCCAGAATTGTTGgggatatttttaattatatttattcaatGGATGAGAACCTGGAGTTTCACATTAAAGTAGGTCATTCATATGATTaagaatcaaatatatatatagattatctaatctaatatattcttgttttttttcaggtgtCGTATTTTGAAATCTACCTGGACAAAATCAAAGACTTGCTGGATGGTAATATTGAGGCTATACATACCagctatacatatatatatatatatatatatatatatatatatatatatatatatatatatatatatatatatatatatatatatatatatatacacacacatatatatacatatatgtatatatagacatgtgtatgtatatatatatatatatatatatatatatatatatatatatatatatatatatatatatacacacatatatgtgtgtgtccaCCATGATAATTGGCATGATTTATAAacaaaatttctatttttttcctattcttcAGTAACAAAGACGAATCTTTCGGTCCATGAGGACAAAAACCGGGTGCCCTATGTAAAGgtaaaatgtttttatcatgTACACTGACTTAAGGCAAAGGGTCATTTCTTACATGTAAATGATGGGTCATCTACTcatattttttatgaaatacagtactatatacaatgtaaaaataacatatAGGCAACCATTTCAACATCCAATTGCTATTCCCTCTGAAAACATCATTTATAAAATTAGGTCAAGCATTTAATGGGCACATGCTAGTCAACATAAATGATGTACATTACgaattcatttgtcattttagtTAGGTAAAATTTCCAACCCTTTTTACTTCATGTTCCCCTTGACAAGCATCACTCAGACACAATATGATTGGTCACAGTTTCTAGTACTAATAAACGCTTCTCTGTCAAGGCTGCCAGCAAAAGGGGCTCTTTAACACGCTTCCCTGTGCCTTGTGATGCGCATGTGTCCCCAGGGGTGTACCGAGCACTTCGTGTGCAGTCCCGATGAAGTCATGGAAGCCATTGATGAAGGCAAAAACAACAGAAGCGTGGCAGTCACAAGTGAGTTTGTGTGGTGTTTTTTTGCCTCTCATGGGTTCAACCTCACCCGAGTCTCCTGACCGACCCCCCCGCCTGGCGATAAGGCCTCTCAGTGCACAAGTGCAATAAAAAAGGCTTGACTCTGCATGGAGGAGAAATATTTCAAGTCATGTGGTAAATTTAATTATGGGTGCTTGgctaaaaagtgtaaaaaaaaattgccagcTTTAATTATCTCTTCTGGCAATTGCCGTTACGCACATTCACACCTATATGGATAATTTGGTCTCGAATTAAACTAACATGCTTGTTTTGGCTGGAGCGTAGAGTTCATGCTGCTAAAAATTGGGAAAATTATGATGCTATATAGAGATTAAGACAGGGGTGTCCACACGGTGGTCCGTGGGCCAACTCTGGCCCGCTACCCTGCTTGTATTGGCCCAAAGCaattgatgaaaatatcattgaataagGTTTGGACATCCCTGTGCGAGCAGATATGagaaaaagtgtttttaataGGCCTGCCATGTGCTGTTATGGTAGATTAAGAAAACAAAATTGGATGTTTTTGTCTGTCTTTGTATTTTTGCCAGACATGAACGAGCACAGTTCCAGAAGTCACAGCATTTTCCAAATCAATATCAAGCAGGAGCACACTCAAACAGAGCAGAAAATGATCAGCAAACTCTATCTCGTCGATCTGGCCGGGAGTGAAAAAGTACTAAGATCTCTTTTTGCATGATTATTACACTTTCATTCTCACAGACGAGCTAAGCAGTGTgtcaaataataattataatgctTTTTCTTTCCAAGGTGGGTAAAACAGGGGCAGAGGGTACCGTGCTGGATGAAGCCAAGATGATCAACAAGTCCCTTTCTTCACTTGGAAATGTTATTTCAGCACTAGCTGAAGGCTCGGTAAGTAAAACTGAACATTTTTCGCCATTTTTGAgcagcaatatttttccatattgCTTTCAAACCACCATGACAACTATTCATATATACTATAGTATTAATGTTAGCGTCAACTCTGTATATGGTGGATGAGGTGTCATTTTATTGTCCTGTTTTATGACTACAATCTAACTTTTGAATTTTAATTGCCCGTGTTAGGCGTACGTGCCATACAGGGACAGTAAAATGACCAGGATCCTACAGGACTCTCTAGGAGGGAACTGTCGGACCACCATGGTTATCTGCTGCTCCCCTTCTTCTTATAATGACGCTGAGACTCGATCTACACTCCTCTTTGGACAAAGGTACATCTCAGAATCAGAATTATTGGATTGCCAGGAAGCACAACAAAATAGAACAGTGTCTAGATAAATTCTGTCCTAAAATAAGCCTTATTTGTTGACCACTTTCTCCAAAACCAGGGCCAAGACCatcaaaaatacagtaattctgAATGTGGAGCTTACGGCAGAGCAGTGGAAGAGCAAGTACGAAAAAGAGAAGGAGAGGAACAAGGTCCTGAGAACCAGCGTAACCTGGCTGGAAACTGAAATCAACCGCTGGAGGAAAGGtgataactttttttaattcaatgacTCTCGAACAAGGGTGttaaactcgggttggttcgcgggccgagttgacatcaacttgatttcatgtgggccggaccattttagatataatatttagatttattttttataaatggattaaaagccctgaatattcagttttttatagatctaaaacaatgtttatttgacctttttttaaatatattttttagattttacaaaatgatttttgaactaaaaacacaaaaaatggattaaaaaattacaattattgatttaaaagggggaaatcaggaaatttaatatacatctatactcttcattttaatttgatcctaaaacagaaagtcggcactcatgatttactttcccgggccacacaaaatgatgcggcgggccagatttggcccccgggccgccactttgacacatgtgctctagaacATAAGGAATATGAATGTCTTGGTATAATCAATTATGTCTGTGGCCCATTAGGAGAGACTGTGCCAGTGGAGGAGCAGTTTGACAAGGAAAAGGCTAAAGAAGAagccaaaatggcagaagtTCTTCCCAATGACAAGACAGAAGCCTTACCTGCACAAATCAGCCTTCCTGGCGTCAAACTTACGCCGGCTGAGACGGGACATTACGAGGCCGAGATGGCGAAACTCTACAAGGAAATGGATGACAAGGTAATGCGTTTAATCACAATGGAACAGTTGGACATTGGTAGGGACGGTGAAATATAAGTGAAACTGCACTAGAATGTCTTGATGTGTTTTCACTTGACCTCATATGACAGTGGTGTTCATCAGTTTTTCTATCAGACGTTCCAAAAATACAAGACATTATTTATGACCTCATTGGGTTAATGTCGCAGAATTATTGTCCCTCTTCTTTTTTGGCCAGCAGATGTCTCTTTTGGACAGTTTGGTTACAAAATTAGCAGTGATCATCTTGTCCATTCATCCTTCACCTCTTCCAGGACGAAGAGATTAATCAACAGTCTCAAATGGTGGAGACGATTAAGGAGCAGTTGTTGGACCAGGAGGAGGTGACAACTCTATTTCTCCTACCTTTCATCTGACCTCACCTGGCAACAACACCCATCATAATTGTCCATGATTGTACGGAGCAATAGCATCTGCGTGTGTTTGTTTAAAGCTCCTAGCCTCTTCCCGGCGGGACCACGACAGCTTGCAGACAGAGCTGAAACGTCTGCTGACGGAGAACGAAGCTTCCAAAGAAGAGGTGAAGGAAGTGCTGCAGGCCCTGGAGGAACTCGCTGTCAACTATGACCTCAAAAGCCAGGAGGTGGAGAACAAAACACAAGAGTTTGAAGCCCTCAGTGAGGAACTGAATGAAAAATCTGTAAGCCGTCCACCACTTCTTTAATATTACGCAGTTCATTACGACTACCCATCAAATTTCTTCTGTTTTTACGTCCTCTCCAGAGCTCGTTAGCCTCCATCGACTGTGAGCTCCTGAAACTGAAAGAGATGACCAACCACCAGAAGAAAAGGGTGGCAGAAATGATGGCATCATTACTCAAGGATCTCACCGAGATAGGCCTGGCGGTGGGAAGCAATGATAttaaggtaaaaataaataaaaaaacagacaggatTTGAAGTTTTTCCTTCAAGTTTTAGTATTTTTGACCCCCCAGCAACATGAGAGTAGCGGCGTCATCGACGAGGAGTTCACGGTGGTCCGGCTTTACATCAGTAAGATGAAATCGGATGTCAAAACCATGGTGAAACGTTGCAAACAACTGGAAAGCTCCCAAGCTGACAGCACGCAGAAGATGGAAGACTCTGAGAGAGAATTAACAGCCTGCCAATTGCGTATATCTCAGGTAATCCGCTACTCTACACAACtgacttgcctttttttaaactacatttgtttatgtttactatttttccccatttgttTCTGCGTTTGCCTTCTTGTGGACAGTATGAAGCTAAAATCAAATCCCTGACAGACGGTCTCCAGAATGTGGAGCAGAAGAAAAGACAGTTGGAGGAAAATGTGGACTCTCTTAGTGAAGAAATAGTCAGGATCAGAGCCCAAGGTGAACACTACTgtgatattttcatttattctgtCTATTCTATCTACTTTCTGAAAAATAAAGCAATGCTCTCCCTTCTAGAAAGAGTCAATGTGACGCAAAATGAGATTCAATCTGCCAATGAAGTGAAGGTATTCTGCTCCTTGCTGTCATATGTGCTATGCTGTGAAATTGAGCATTTATTTCTGTACTTTTCTGACCAGGAAACTGTGGAGAAGCAAATCCTGTCTCACAGAGAAGCCCATCAGAGGCAAATAAGCAATCTGAGGGATGAGCTTGACAGCAAAGACAAGATAATCACCGAGCTACAGGAGTAAGAAACCACTTTCAATTATCACTCATGACTAGTCGCAAACTCATTTTGAATGCGTGCACAGTCAAAACCAGGAGATCCAGCTGGAACAGGAACGATGGCGAGTGGAGCATGAAAAGCTCAAGGCGGTGGAGCAAGAGAAGAGTCGCCAACTGCAAGAGCTCACGTAACATCTCAGCTTCTCTTCCTTGGAATTTCTGTTACAAAGAGTTattataatacatttatttttttgataggGAGATGCAGGACAAGCGGGAGCAAACAAAGCAGGACCTGAAGGGACTGGAAGAAACTGTGGTCAGTTCCAAGATTGTATACAGAAGGGTTGGGaatattgttttgaaaaaaaaaagaaaactacagTGTATACTTGTTTTTCACTTaccaaaaagcaaacaaacatatATTTCAGCACCACCCAAAAGTGAATGCAGCAGTGTCTAAAACACATgtgccaaagtggcggcccgggggccaaatctgtcccgtcgcatcattttgtgtggcccgggaaagtaaatcataataatcggacataataataatctgacataggctttgtcatcatcatcgactcgacaaaagcctaattgtcatcatacccagctgcgtatgacgaattTGGtagtcatgagtgccgactttatgttttaggatcaaattaaaataaagagtgtagatgtatattaaatttcctgattttcccccttttgaatcaataattgtaattttttaatccattttttctgtgtttttagttcaaaaatcattgtgtaaaatctaaaaatatattttaaaaaaagcaaaaataaacattgttttagatctataaaaaaacggaatattcaggacttttaatccagttcttttaatccatttattaaaaaaaatctaaatattatatctaaaatggtccggcccacattaaatcgagttgacgttaacggggcccgcgaaccaacctgagtctgacacccctggtctaaagattaaaaaaagaaaatcctcaTTTTTATGCTTCATTGGCCACTTTGGTTATAAAATCATTTCAGTAGCAAACAATCACATTTTCTGCATAAAGGAGTGAACAAATGAGTTATTAATTTCCACATTTTGTAAACAGGATGATGTAAAACTGCTGACATAATGTAACTCTGAGCTGTCACGcactttttagtttttctgCCCCAAAGTGAAGGCAGCAGGGTATAATAACATGTTTGCTTACTACAAAATTATAATGATTACATGAGCCATGTTTTAATCCCCCCCAACCTCCAAATCTTTTTCATCTTGTTTTATACGTCCAGGCTCGGGAGCTGCAGACACTTCACAACCTCAGAAGACTTTTCGTCCAAGACTTGGTCATTAAAGTCAAAAAGGTCAGTTCACATTCCGTAATAAAACATCAACAGGCACAAAATAcaactttaatgaaaacttAAATACAGTTTAAGATGAATTTCTtaccaaaagcattcatcataACCAAACATCATCTTTGTACACTATACAAATCTCATTCTAATACTCCTTTCTTTAAATattatacattattattattgactcCAACATTATGTTAACTGCTGGCCATTTAAAATTGAACATTCATGAGATTATTATTACAGGCATAGTAGGTTATCATCATAAATTACTGTGCAGGGATCTGATTGACAAGATCTGAATGATTTGTGActgtaaatattgattttttatttatttaaaacaacaacaaaacgttCCAATGTTCTATTTGGCATTACACTGACCCCATGTTTTTCCTACAACGATGACTATTTAAATGCCTGCTTTGAACACATTCTATTTAATTTGTACTGCGCTGAAAAATGCTTCAATCTGGAGTGCACGACTGAATTTCTGCAAACC
This Stigmatopora argus isolate UIUO_Sarg chromosome 17, RoL_Sarg_1.0, whole genome shotgun sequence DNA region includes the following protein-coding sequences:
- the gfod1 gene encoding glucose-fructose oxidoreductase domain-containing protein 1 isoform X2 encodes the protein MSQITSLVPVNLSETTTCLLVACQRPFFATPSSVLISSLLFVFLPSRLSFSASIPPPGIGKNVICDRTATPLDAFRMMSAAQYYPKLLSIMGNVLRFLPAFVRMKELLEEGYVGELLVCEAQVHSGSLLGKKYNWSCDDLMGGGGLHSVGSYIIDLLTFLTGQRAAKVHGFLKTFVKQTDHIQGIRQITSDDFCTFQMVLEGGACCTVTLNFNVPGEFRQEVIIVGTVGRLSVTGTDLYGQKNNVGGGTELLLKDTTPLEKASLPEKAFSDIPSPYLTGMIRMIQAVRQAFQEQDDRRTWDGRPLTMAATFEDCLYALCVVDTIKKSNQCGEWQNIAVMTEEPEVSPAYLISEAMRRSRMSLYC
- the LOC144091683 gene encoding kinesin-1 heavy chain-like, encoding MADPAECSIKVVCRFRPLNKSEVARGDKYIPKFQGEDCVHMAGKPYYFDRVFQSNTTQVQFYNAVAQKIVKDVLGGYNGTIFAYGQTSSGKTHTMEGNLHDGDMMGIIPRIVGDIFNYIYSMDENLEFHIKVSYFEIYLDKIKDLLDVTKTNLSVHEDKNRVPYVKGCTEHFVCSPDEVMEAIDEGKNNRSVAVTNMNEHSSRSHSIFQINIKQEHTQTEQKMISKLYLVDLAGSEKVGKTGAEGTVLDEAKMINKSLSSLGNVISALAEGSAYVPYRDSKMTRILQDSLGGNCRTTMVICCSPSSYNDAETRSTLLFGQRAKTIKNTVILNVELTAEQWKSKYEKEKERNKVLRTSVTWLETEINRWRKGETVPVEEQFDKEKAKEEAKMAEVLPNDKTEALPAQISLPGVKLTPAETGHYEAEMAKLYKEMDDKDEEINQQSQMVETIKEQLLDQEELLASSRRDHDSLQTELKRLLTENEASKEEVKEVLQALEELAVNYDLKSQEVENKTQEFEALSEELNEKSSSLASIDCELLKLKEMTNHQKKRVAEMMASLLKDLTEIGLAVGSNDIKQHESSGVIDEEFTVVRLYISKMKSDVKTMVKRCKQLESSQADSTQKMEDSERELTACQLRISQYEAKIKSLTDGLQNVEQKKRQLEENVDSLSEEIVRIRAQERVNVTQNEIQSANEVKETVEKQILSHREAHQRQISNLRDELDSKDKIITELQDQNQEIQLEQERWRVEHEKLKAVEQEKSRQLQELTEMQDKREQTKQDLKGLEETVARELQTLHNLRRLFVQDLVIKVKKNAQVSSEEREVSTAQKRKISFLENNLEQLTKAHKQLLQDNASLNSEIPKMEKRLRATVERIKALEGALKDAKESAARDRKRHEEEVERIREATKPKNMARRGSAQIAKPIRPGQLPGASLLNPNGNRSNLLQSYGGIKEGDDSS